In Oryza sativa Japonica Group chromosome 3, ASM3414082v1, one DNA window encodes the following:
- the LOC4332731 gene encoding probable calcium-binding protein CML27, whose product MDAAGVAAKPSLSRKPSPSFRLRNGSLNALRLRRVFDLFDRNGDGEITLDEMASALDALGLGADRAGLEATVGGYIPAGAAGLRFGDFEALHRALGDALFGPVEEEEPGKQGEDDDEGDMKEAFRVFDEDGDGFISAAELQAVLKKLGLPEARNLATVQEMICNVDRDCDGRVDFGEFKCMMQGITVWGA is encoded by the coding sequence ATGGACGCAGCTGGCGTCGCCGCAAAGCCGTCGCTGTCGAGGAAGCCCTCGCCGTCGTTCCGCCTCCGGAACGGCAGCCTGAACGCGCTGCGGCTGCGCAGGGTGTTCGACCTGTTCGAccgcaacggcgacggcgagatcaCGCTCGACGAGATGGCGTCCGCGCTCGACGCGCTCGGCCTCGGCGCCGACCGCGCGGGGCTGGAGGCCACGGTCGGGGGCTACATCCCCGCGGGCGCCGCGGGGCTCCGCTTCGGCGACTTCGAGGCACTCCACCGCGCGCTCGGCGACGCGCTCTTCGGCcccgtcgaggaggaggagcccgggAAGCAaggggaggacgacgacgagggcgacATGAAGGAGGCGTTCCGGGTgttcgacgaggacggcgacggcttcatctccgccgccgagctGCAGGCCGTGCTCAAGAAGCTCGGCCTCCCCGAGGCCCGGAACCTCGCCACGGTGCAGGAGATGATCTGCAACGTCGACCGCGACTGCGACGGCCGCGTCGACTTCGGCGAGTTCAAGTGCATGATGCAGGGGATCACCGTGTGGGGcgcttga